The following are encoded together in the Triticum dicoccoides isolate Atlit2015 ecotype Zavitan chromosome 6B, WEW_v2.0, whole genome shotgun sequence genome:
- the LOC119322259 gene encoding uncharacterized protein LOC119322259, with protein sequence MQRQLNLSPAPKQQQHDDGDGGDAVEAVPLWVPEQSAEAKADKAPGGRPERSIHLIPLLTFLCFLLLFLCSHAPSSSDMSSFGGGGGGAGGRKAGNRRLMML encoded by the exons ATGCAGCGGCAGCTCAACCTCTCGCCGGCgccgaagcagcagcagcacgacgacggcgacggcggcgacgcggTGGAGGCGGTGCCGCTGTGGGTGCCCGAGCAGTCCGCGGaggccaaggccgacaaggcgcccgGCGGCCGCCCGGAGAGGTCCATCCACCTCATCCCGCTGCTCaccttcctctgcttcctcctcctcttcctctgctcCCACGCCCCTTCCTCCTCCG ATATGTCGAgcttcggcggtggcggcggcggcgccggcggacgGAAGGCTGGCAACCGGAGGCTGATGATGCTATAA